CTGGAGAGAGATGGACCTTGCTGGACCCGCGCAGCTATGTGCAGTGGCGTGCGTTTGCCCGGCAAGGAGATGGGCATGAGTTTGGGCGTGGCCAGGTGGTCCACGACGTAACCGTGCGGTTGGATGACGGCGGACGGGTGCTCTTGCCATTTCAGGTGTGTTGGGGATTTGCGACGCCCGCACGTGAGTTTGGGTTTTTTCTGCCTGCACTGGCCGGAGTGACCCACAGGTGACGGGACTTGGACGGGCTCAGCACCAGGAGTGGAGTTAAGGTTTGGGTTTGTCAGGTTGCCGAATAAGCGTTTCGTAAAGATTGCGGTATGCAACTGAACCAGCCCGTCTTGTTCGATGCCGCCACCGCCACTGCTTGGACGGCCTACCAGGCGTTCGTCGGTCGGCTGGTCGAAACGCAGCAGGTGACGCGTGAAGTCGGCGAGCGGCTGTGCAGCGCCGTGGGGCAGGCCCGGTGGCACCGGGGCTACCAGCGGGAGCGCACTGGGGCACTGACTGCTCCCGCCCGCGTGGCTGTCTAAGGGGCACCCCGGCACCTTGCGAGGGGCGAAAACGCCCTGCAGGAGACAAACGCCATGACGCAGATCGCGAGCCACTACACCCCACTGAGCACCGCAGCGCCCAACCTGCACCTGGAATCGACAGCCATGGAGATGCTGCTTCTGCGGCTGCGGCTCGGGCTGGCGTCCAAAGAACCCCGCAGCCTCTCCCTGCTGGGGCTGCGCCAGCTGCTGGCGGGGTTCGGGGACAGTTCGATGCCGCAGACTGAGTTCGACGACCTGGAACGCTGGGTCGAGTACCAGTTCAGCGATCTGGTGGACTGAAGGACGCCATCCCCGGAACTCGGAGAGTGACCGCAGTTCCGCACAGGTGGACAGCAGGCGGGCGGCGGAGCGGCCGGGCGTGAGATGTTTGCTTTGGGCGGCCGGCATCATCGCCACCGCTCCGTACAGTTCGCCAGGGCACTGCCGCAGTCCGCGCGGTGGCAGATGGGGCAGACCTCCGGGGCAACCGGGCGGCGCAGCTCGGGCACCGGCCCCATCAGGAAGCGCATGTCCTCGACCTGCTCCTCACGCCAGACTACCAACAGCCCAGCCGGGGCGGGCGGCGTGTCCGGTAATGGGACAGTTACGGCCGGGCCGCCCCGGTCACCCCCTTCGCGCATGGCCGGGGCGAGGAGGCACAGCAGCGCCAGCAGGGAGGCCAGCACCAGCAACACCCACACCAGGATCATCGGCGCTCTCCCAGCACAGCCCAGGCGCTGACCAGCGACCCGATGACGGTCAGGATCAGGTCGCGGCAGGTGACCCCCAGGGCCATACCCACCACCAGCACCACCAACAGCAGCAGCACCTGCCGCCCGGTGCCGGGACGGGGCGTGGGAACGCTCACGCTGCCCCCCAGTACGCGCGCTGCCCCGCCATGTCGCGGTCCCAGGTGTCCCCGGAGGTTCCGGCGTGGGCTGCCTCAGCGCGGTAGGCCTGCGCCACCCGGTCGGCGCGTACGCCCCGCGCCGCGCGCTGCGGCGTGCAGGGATCGGCCTGCACTTCGCTGACCACGCACAGGAAGTGCAGGCGCGAGAGCCGTTCCAGCCGGGTCACGCTGCCCCTCCTTCGGCGGCTTGGGCTGCCTCCGTCAGATGCATGGCGAGGGTGCGGGCTTCCAGGAACGTCAGGTTCAGCGTGACCTCGGCCTCATCGTCGCTGTCACGCAGTTCCAGCAGCATGGCGTGGGGCAGATGGAGAATGACCGGCATGTGCTGTGGGTCGGCTTCCTGCCGTTCGTTGACTTCTAGCCGGGCATAGATGTCGGTGACCTTCTCGCCGTGTAGGTCGGCTTCGTAGAGACTCACGCGGCACCACCCAGGCGTGCGGGTGCGGCCACCGGCACCAGCGTCTCGCGGAAGGCGTTGACGAAGGCCAGCGTCTCGAATGCGCCGTTGATGCGGGGGCGCAGGGCGGCGGGGAGGGTCACCGGATCGTGTTGAATGCTCACGCCGTGCTCCCGGCCCAGGCGGTCGAGGGTACGGAAGAGCTCGCCCTGAGCGCAGGAGGTCACGCTCAGCTCCGCGCGGCTGCCGTGCAGGGCAGGCAGAGGCGGGAAGAAGGCGATGGCCGTCTCACCAAAGCTGGGCCAGGCGTGGGCACGCACGGGGAAGTGGGCGCGGGCGGTACGGTGGGTGGTCTTGTGGCGTATCATCTTCGTACTCCTTTGCCCCCCGCAGATGCCCTCAGAAAGCAGCGGGGGGCGGGCTTTTGGTTACTTGCGAGGCGTGGGCTGGAGCGTAGGGGTGGGTGGGACTCCGCAAGCAGGACCGATTACGTTTTTACTGGTAAATAACGTTGAACATAATTGCTCTATAGGTACCTCCAATACGGCAGCGAGAGGACCAGCAATACTTAGTGAGGCGTCTTTCTGCACACCTTGCTCTTGTTTCTGGATGGTCTGGACTGCCACGCCCGATAGGGTGGAAAGCTGTTGCTGGGTCAGCTTTTTCTCCTCCCGGATAGTTTTGAGGCGGTCAAGATTGAACATCGTACAGGTACTTTACGTTTCTATGGGTATCCTGTCAATACTATAACCAGTAAAAACTTTGAATACCCTGGAACCACTGAACTACCCTTCCCGTACTAGTACGGAAATGACAGGGGCGTATTTCATGACCAGAGGTAGATCTACAACTAAGCTCGCACCGCCTTGGTCCATCGCGCTGAAGGTGCGGCGTGTCCAGCTCGGGCTCTCGCAAGAGGCTATCGCTGACGCGACTCAAGGTGTCGTTTCGCAGAGCACCATGTCATCTCTTGAAGTTGGCCGGCAAGAGTTGACCGATTTGGCATATGTACGGGTCGTTGCTCTTGCCCGTGCACTGAACTGGTCGCTGGCCGAGATGCAACAGGCTACTGGGGTAGACCTGGGCCTGACTGAAGCCGCTCCCCTTCCTGCTGTCGCTGAGCCAACGCCCGTCTACAGTCTCAAGGCCTTGGGCGCCCCTGAGCCACAGCCGGACGGCGTGAACATGACGCCCAACCCTGGCCCGCACCCGGCCCACTGGCGCCAGACGTTCATGGATGGCACCGACATGGACCCGCGCATTCGCGACGGCGAGAGCATCTACTACGACACCGACAAGGTCAAGCCGGACAAGGGCGTCTACGTGGTACGTCACGACGGCCGCGCCCTGGTGCGCCGCTTTTCCCAGTTGCCGACCGGTCCTGCATGGACAGCCGACAACCCGGCGTTCGCCCACCAGTTCATTCCCGACAGCCCTGCTGTCACTGTCCTCGGCAAGATTTACCGCGTGGTTGGCATCCGCGATGGTAAGGCCCTCAACTAAGGAGTCGATACGCGATGCCCGCCAGCCTCTTTCTCCCCCGCAGCCCTCTGCAAACCCACTACACCCTCCAACTGTCTGGCATCGTGCAGGCCAGCATCCCTTTCGCCCCGGCGGATGATGACGATTTCGACCTGATGCACAGTGTGGAGATCATGTTGCGTGGCACGCAGTATCAGCCGCACGCGCGGGCCTTCCAAGTGACGGGTAGCAGTATGGACGATGGTACGGCGCGGGCGATCCGGCATGGAGACATCGTGCTGGTGAACAGCCGGGACGCGTTCAACACCTCGCGACCCTGCCTCTTCGAGACGCCGAACGGGTACATCATCAAGAGCCGTTCGCTGCTGCGCGGGAAGCATGTGCTGGTGAGTAAGAACCCGGAGGTGGCGCCGATTGTGGATATGACGGACATCCGGCCTTGTGGGAGCGTATACGGGGTCTACCTGGGGCCGTACCGGGTGCGCCTGCTATAGCAGTAGATCCTCGACATGCACTGGGGGTAATGGGCTGAAGGCGGAAGTTGCACCGCACATCTTCATCATCGACCTTTTATCTGGCTCTGTCTAAAAACCACTGTGGGTTGAAATGTATACGAATATTGCCTTTGCGATGGCCTTCATGGGGCCCCTTGTGCTGGGGCTTCTGCTTGGCCTCTACCATAAGAAAATCATCCCGGTTGTTGCCGTCGTGGGAGTCATCACCTGTTACGTTCTCGCTGTTCCAGTTATCGGCTCAATCGATACTCGCGCTGCCAACGAAGTCGCTATGCGGGAACGGCAGGCGGCGCGGGCGGCAGCACGGGTGGCGGTCAGGACCTCGAACGTCGTCACCTTCAACGAAACCGTAGATCTTCAGTCCGCCCTTAGCGACATGCCCCAGGCTGTTGAGGTTTCGGTCAAAGCATTGTCCGTTTACCAGGCCAGCCAGAGGACAAAGGAGTTCGTTTTCTCCGACGCTGGGCGGGGGATGGAGGTCGGTATCTACTTTTTTCATCCAGAAAATCAGTATTGGTCAGATGGTGGCTATCGGGGCCCTACAGACCCTCTCAAGACAGAGCAGATCAATGACGCATTGGTAGAAACCTTCTACCTTCCCAGGGTAGAGGCTACTTCCAAACAGAGGCAGTCGGGAAGATCCGAACTCGTGCCACAACGTCCCGCATTATATGTGGTCGGTGTCACGGTTCCTATACAGGGAGCAGCCCCACTCAAAGCCCACTGTCACGGTTCCGCAATCAGCCCGGCTGCCCTCGCTGAAATGCGCGCCATTTGCGTCACCCTCACGGCCCGGGCCTTATCGACGGGCACGACCATGCCTTGAGAATGGCACTCCTTGTGTGTCAAGTCTTCGCACCTTCGAGGTAACAGAATGGTGACTGAATAGCCTCTCTCCGCACGATCCTTTATATCTAGAGCTCTGACCCAAACAATGACATTGATCAGCTGGTTGAATTGCTGTCTAAAGTAGTTGTCTTTTTGACAAACGCTGGGGTAGCTGTGGGTGCACGAGCTTTCAGCGTAAAGACGGCTTCTGAATAGTACAGATCACTCTTTGCCCCCTTTTTCTACGAGCAAACCCATGTGCCGCATCATTTACCACAAGACCAGAAAAACGTGCAGCTCACTGCTATGACGTAAGCCGAGAGCACGTCACATGTTCCCAACACCCCACCAGCTCCGGCGTACGCTGGGGCAAGGAGAGACCATGCGCCAGGTGATCGTCACCGAATTCCTCACCCTCGACGGCGTGCTGGAAGACCTCGACACCTGACAGAAAAGCTGGCACAGCAAGAGGCTTACGGGCCTCTTCCTTTGCCGCACGCCCAGCCCACCAGAACCACCCCTATTTCCGGTACACCATCACCCGACGTTCTGGGGGTACCGACCGAGGCGAGAAGCGGGCAGACCGGTCACCGACCACCTCACGCACACTTGATTCAGCCCTATAGGCCGCGACCACCTCGTCCGGGTCCCGTTGCGCCAGGTACCGGGCGTACAGCAGGCCCTGACCGATCCGCGAGACGGGGAAGTCCGGGCAGAACAAATGTGGGCGCGTCCATTGCTGCGCGACGACCGCCACATCCGTCACCCGGACCAGATCAGACCACGCTGGCACGCTCTGGCCGTGGTGGATGGGCGCCTCCAGGGGTTGGTGGACCTGAAACAACCAAGTGGCTCGGTCACCGTGAATAGAGGCCAGAACGCTGTGGATCCGCCGTTCCAGCAGGGCAGAG
The sequence above is drawn from the Deinococcus sp. Leaf326 genome and encodes:
- a CDS encoding helix-turn-helix transcriptional regulator gives rise to the protein MFNLDRLKTIREEKKLTQQQLSTLSGVAVQTIQKQEQGVQKDASLSIAGPLAAVLEVPIEQLCSTLFTSKNVIGPACGVPPTPTLQPTPRK
- a CDS encoding S24 family peptidase, with the translated sequence MGAPEPQPDGVNMTPNPGPHPAHWRQTFMDGTDMDPRIRDGESIYYDTDKVKPDKGVYVVRHDGRALVRRFSQLPTGPAWTADNPAFAHQFIPDSPAVTVLGKIYRVVGIRDGKALN
- a CDS encoding S24 family peptidase; translation: MPASLFLPRSPLQTHYTLQLSGIVQASIPFAPADDDDFDLMHSVEIMLRGTQYQPHARAFQVTGSSMDDGTARAIRHGDIVLVNSRDAFNTSRPCLFETPNGYIIKSRSLLRGKHVLVSKNPEVAPIVDMTDIRPCGSVYGVYLGPYRVRLL